Genomic segment of Arachis stenosperma cultivar V10309 chromosome 4, arast.V10309.gnm1.PFL2, whole genome shotgun sequence:
CTCTGTACACTAGTAGAACTATCACTACAAACAGAAGAAGCACTTGCTGAATTGCCAAACTCAGTACCTAAAATGGAATTTGACTCAACTTTCAAGGGTTTATATACATCATCAGATGCAGTGGAAATTGTTTTGTTTGTAGCATGTTCTTTCTGCAAAGGATTTGAAGATTCATCCTTTTGTGGATTTGTTACTTCCAAGTCTTCCAGTGACACCATAACTGCTTCCTTAAGCATCTGAATCATGCATCAAAGTTCATAAAGAGAAAAACAGTCATTTATCTTTCATTGTATTTGAAATTTCAAGATTAAGCCAATGACTTGACAtactctttcttcttcctctgcactGGATGGAAAGCCTGTTAGGTCTTGGAGTTGATATTCTACAAAATCGGCATCATCATCCAAAGTGGCTGGAACAGTGGCACCACCATTTGATAGTTCAAAGCTAATCATTGATGAGGAGGAAATACCATCCTGTTTTATGCATTCATCATTCATTTAATCATTATTTGTCTCCCAAATATGGCATATGAATAAGTAACATTCTTCATATATGTgcaggaaaaagaaaaagttcaaGCAATACCTCATGGTCACAACGTTCATCTTTCGAAGGGGTATGTGATGGAACCTAAAATGCATGATGATAAACTTATTATCAAAACTCAAGCAGTATTCATAGGATAAACCAAGTACAAATAAAAATGACAAACCTCCATCCTACTCATTGGTCTTCTTGAATGGACTTGCCTAATAGCATCCACAGTCCAGCATGTTGATGATTCTGCAACTAGCAACAAAACAAGTAAGATTTTGAATAAAAGTGATGCTGCCAAAAGCAGATGAAATACTAGGTACTTGAGCCATGCCTTTGTTTTCAGACGATTCTTCAAATTCATAGTCTAGTTCTTGCATAGATCTCCAAACATCCTGAGTAAAGACAAGTCAATTTTGCAAAAATACAATGGAGATTTGTGTTTTGACTGAAACAGTACTAGAGTAGGGGAGCATGGTGAATTTTTACCTTACCAAATAATTCATTAGTGAAGTCAAAGAATAATTCCCCAACCTCATCCTCGGGAGGTTGCAGAACATTGTTGAAAAAGATGTTTAtagaatcaaaataaaattgaggaCGAGGAGAGTTATGATCTCCCTCAAACTTGATTAGGTTTTTGTCTCCCTGCAAAGCATGGAAAGTCATATTAAATATTCAAAAGGCAAGGAGAAGATGGAGGGGCATATAAAGTGCAAACATGAATAAGAAATGCTATGTCCAACAAAAGATCAACCATTAAATCTGAGAccatgtatttgtgtataaatatatgtgttatTCGTACacttttaatatgtattttgtatttcaatATGGTTGAATATGAATATGGATCCGAAACCTAATAGTTGCATCTTCAATCTAGAAGACATGTTATAATGCAGCAAACTGAGACTTACAAAATTTCTCAACTTGGTCTACCCAAAGAAGATGTGAATCAGTCTTCAATtgaataataaaagtaaaacaaaTAACTACAGACATACTTACCATGTAAGCCTCAAGAATACGATCCGAATGATGAGGTTGTATAAAATCATCATCAATGGCATGTCCTAGTAGTGCCGGAACGAAACAAGATTGAGCTGCCTGCAATCAAATAAACAACAAATGAATATAATAATGTACCAACAACAAAAACTTGTGAATGTTCTCCCAGATAAACATTTCCTATAAAACTTCTGTTGCTACATATGTAGGAAGGATCAAGACAAATTTATGCactgttttcttttttggatGCTCTGCCTCTTTCCTTATATACTTTGTTAACAAATTTGCACTCTAACTACCTGACTGATCCGTTATCAAGTTGCTACATGCATGTTAACAAGCAACATAACCAAGCTCAACACTAGCTGCGGATTCTAAATTGAAGTTACATAAAAACAAAGTGGGTGAAGGATAACCAACTCCTTTTCAGTCAAACTAATCAGTCACATAACCAAGCAAATAAGAAACCATTTCAATTAAAACCCTTAAACagggaaaaaaaaattaaattaaccTTAATGGTGTTCAAGTCTGTTATGTCAAATTTTGCCTTCTTCTGGATTGTTTTTTGCATATATCGAATTGCAAACTTCACCTGCAAAAAGAAAGAGGAGGGAGAAATCAACATAACAGTTCTGCTACAGAACCATGAGCCATAACTAAGAAACCATCTCAGTCTATAGTCTACACACACACTTACAGTGAACTTTGGCAGTCGGACTCTGTATGAATCTACAAGTTCCATCATCAAATCAACCAAGTCAGAGAAGGGACTGTCCAAAACCATCCCTGCTATTGAAGGATCCTCAGCTCCATACATAAGGCTGCAATAGATCATACCACCAGTATGCTAAGAAGAAAAGCCATGTGTACTGGTAAAAATGAACTGCTATAGTAAGGAAATTCATAGATTGTCTTTTAAGATTGTGAAAGCACATGGACAGTGTGCTGCATAAGAATGTGATTGATTTACAGAAGCATGAAATATTCATTGCAGATGGACATATAAAAACATGGGAAGTAATGCTGTACAAGCTTTCTTTGATCACATTCAAAATGCAAAATCAAATGAATAAGTGACACATAAAAGAATGTACCTAGTCACAGCACCCATTGAGCGGCCCCATAATCCAATCAGAGAGACATTTTCATCTGCCCGCAAATAGTTAACCACAGCTCTCAGATCATCTTTCTGAAAACAATCAAGATTGTTAACAAATCAtcttagtaaaaaaaaaaatggcaaaaacaaaaagcatCTACAAGTTCCTTCTACAGACAAGACAAAACAAACTCAAGCTCTTTTAATACTTTGATATACACACTTTATGTAAATGACAAGATGACTACACTGCCTTTGGCATATTATGACAGTGAAATCATGATTAATAAAAGATAGTAATTGAGGTACAGGATCTAGAAGGATCCCATCAAGAAAGTAATTATGGTAAGACATTAATGAATAATTACTTTGCATAAAGCAATATAGCTAGATGTGatatttttcaaattgtttATTGAGCAAATACATACTTCATTCCAACCTAGTGTGACATGATCCCCTCCAGAAATTCCGGATCCTGAGAAATCCAAAGCAAAAACTGTAATATTTGATGGAAGTAAAATTATAGCAGCTTCACCGGCATCAGCCCTGCATCCACTGCAACAAACATTACAGTACAAACAGTGAGCAAGACTATATAACATTCAATATATTAAATCAGCATGTCCCCAAACAAACAACCACCAACTAAGAACCTCATAAAAGATATTGAAACTTAAGAACACCTAAATTTGCATAATTTAGTTAGAAAAGGAAATAATTGGTTtagactaaattaaaataagtatAAAAGGAAACTATAAAGGTTAAGTAAAACTCGTTTATCCATTAATTTGCATGCTAAAAAAGAGAACTCCCAGAGTTACCTGTTGCCATGGCAATATATCACACACGGCAGAGGCTTTCCTCCAGGACTGACTATAGGCACGTAATGACTGCATTGAAGCATGTCGCCACGACTGTTTTTTATCTGAAGAATGTCAAATATTGAATTGTAAGTTCATAATAAGGATATCAACTACTAAAACATGATGTAATCAACAAGAAAAAACATTTCCCTTTTAAATTGTACAACATCAGAACATCATACAAACTGATAGTACTATATTATGATAAGGATTCTGATAAATCCAATGCATGAACTCTATTACTTAACCTTACCTCCACATCTTTCCGTTGAAACAACTTCCCTTTCAGCATGAACTCTTGCTCCAGTAAATCAGTTTTCGGGTCATATTCAGCTCTGCATGCCAATAACACATTCaaccaaaaaaatttaagtaaaacTTGAAATGAAAATATTGCAAGCCAAGAATTTACAAACAGCCAAAAGATGAATCTCACTCTCATTTGCATTTATTGTTCTTGGGTATAAAAGCCATACATTCATCTGTCCTactcacacacacacaaaaaattGCAAGCCAGCATTTACATAATAGGCCAAAGAAGAACTAAAGAGTCTAATCATTATTACATTATTTTCAGAAAGCAAAAGGCGAATTGAGCTTGGTTAGATTGGTCTAAATGACCACTATTTTCTATGCTTGTATGCAAGAGGAATTGATCTGTAATGCAAGATTGCTATGCCTATTATTAGTTTCTTTCGTCTCAGCATTACAGATACTAAGTTCACAATGGTAgctcaaaatcaaatttttgataAAACATAATGCAATGCTCCTTCTTTGGCCAAATTCTTAGATCAATGCATCCATCAAAATACATTGATAAATGAATGTACCAAAAATGACAGCTAAAAGGAGTTAATTCTATGATTCTCATGAACAGaagttttaaattaaaaaaaaaaaggtatttTGATCGTAAAAAGTGaatatatataaagagagaGTAAGAAGGAGGAAAAATTGATACCGTGGTGGGCGAATGATGAAGTTGACAAGCTGCTCCATAAATGGAAACTATCAAGCAGCAAACATTGATGACTCTGTTTTCTCGAAAATATTTGAAGTTACAAAATGCAataaaaggaagaagagagagagagagagagagagagagagtgaaggGACAAATAGAAGTAAAGAGAATGAAACAGAGCGTAGTGTTGTTGGTCTTTGTGTCTCCTTCGGTCTTTCCAACCATGcttcttttctttacttttcttttcttttcttttcttttcattttttaaaaaatgaaaataaaaataaaaagagaaacatgaaattgttgttgttgtcacCTTGCTGCTTTCATGCTGTTGTCTCTTCCGTCTTCATACTGCGACACTACCCATGCACATTTGTTCGTGGAAACTCAGTTACAGTGAACTTCACGTATAGTTGATAGCTGAGAGCTGTTAGattatttgattgatttgattaaattttcatctaagactcttaactatcaacttttcatgtgaagtcgactgcacctctGCTTATTTTATAAGATAgcagtaaaataaaaaattagaaaagtataggtagacaataaaaatattaaataacgTGAATAATGGATATTAGATATATCGAATGTTCAATTTAGTCAGATGGTtatcttaatattaaaatttaggtaGGTAATTTGAGATatagtatgtttttattttattagactAATTTTAAAACCCATTATTGACATTGTTCGCAAAAATTATTGTCTACCCaacaaaatcctaaaaaattaaatattagttatcagttattaatgtttaaaaatatgaaataaaatatattgtttGATTACTAAATTAAAGAGATTGAGTTGAtccttaatatttttttcttttgtatacataagattttttataataggaattattaatattttaataataaaaaagaaaattaatttgtattaatttaaatataaaataaatataaaaaatgttaattactttctattttttaaaattaaattaattctaaACTTTTAAATGATTAGCTAGTCAATAATATTGACAAAAAGAATTGACATATCATTGAATGTttacataaatattttaattaatttggtcTCTcaaaactattttaatcattGGATACAAATTAGAATACATATTACTAATTTACTACTACTATTTTTAAGGGAAAAAGGTAAAACTAGTATGATTCTTCAAAATGTTATAAACCAAAAATTGTACTAACATTCCGACCATAATAAATCATCTTCccaatatttaatttattgttgatctcttggaACCTCAAAAATAATGATTGGGACATAACCAACCCAAGACCATTAAGGACAATGACCCTTTTGATCAGTTCCTCTAACttttatgaaaataaattagaattAGATGGCGTTTGAGGTATAAAGCCAAATACTctcaattctctcaatttttttgtttaattattttagtaaaatatatattttttttaattttttaaataaaattaatatatatatatatataatattaaataataaaatatcacactttactaaacaattaaaaaaataaaaagatgtaCTTCTCCTTGATAAGTATTATACATTTATCGACCTAAAAAGGCTACAATTGATTCCCACTGCATACTAATAATTTGTAGAATAGTTATTTTCttgcttttaaattttttatatatagaaaattttataaaacataaaatgataaaattacGTGAAGAAAAGTGTATTATTAATTTTGACAATGAAAAATGACTCTCTTAATttctaaagtaaaatttaaaaaactataAAGATTGGGTggaattaaataattttttccaATATATTTTTTGGCACAAAATGATCTAATAATATGATATTGGATAAATACTATTTCACTCGTTATTAAAGTATTAATTGCATCATATTATACTTTACAAACATAGGAGGAATGGAAGAAAAAACGGTTTATTGGGCCAACAAAAAAGGTTACTCACGGCCTTGTTGTAATAATGGGCCAGCCGCCCAAATTCCACATCCTTTGTGTTGTGTTTTTTGGAAAAAGGCCCTTATACGTAGACAACTTTGTTGATCAACCTCCAAAAGAATTAAACCAActtgggttggtcgagtggtcagcTCACTTGTCCGTTTAAATAAGTATCAGGGGTTCAAATTCTGCCTTGTGTATACAGATCTGCAACGGATTAGTTATTGATCtcgctttctttttttttttttactttaagcCCCGtataaataaaaacataaaagaaaaagaaaacttaCTAATACTTTTGACGAAGGAAAAACAAATTATAACCCAGACAAAAGGTTGTTCCTTGTACAGGAATGTTTTTTCCTTTTAGCTAACATGGAACTATGGAAGAGCATGTTaaaattatcaataaaaaagaatttaattaaaagtagatatttaagttattaattataaaaaatatatgaaatttaagtttttaatgcTTCAAAACTTTTTACTAATAATACTAACATGTTTATTGATTTATTTCGGTACAAGTACACCGACACAaatatattatttgtttttattttttttttttgcatttctcttttatattttcaaataaatttgTATTTCTCAAAAGCTCAAGAGACAATAGGTTATATGTGATTATTGGATCATCTCTTTGAATACTCATGAAAACGAGCTTGAGTGGTGAATCTTCTCAATTCTCATGTACTTGCAAAAAATGGGGTGATTTGTTGATCACacataaaagagaaatattcTTGGTGGATTAGACATCAAAATCAAAgatgcaataataataataatatggtAGGAGGACAAAGTGGGATGTGGATTAATTCTGAACCCTAAAGGGTTAAGGATCCAtgctttaaaacttaaaagggTATATATATGGTACTTACAAGCTTCTCACTGGATAACACCTTATCCTATGATGTCATGTTGCTCACAAAACATTGCTTGGCCAATGCAAAACACACACATATGATATtatattattcaattttttttcatatgttTTATTTTGATCCTACTTAAAAAGCATAAAATGATAAGTTGTACTTTactatataattaaaaaaattaagagaatcaATTCTCGTTGCTACCTAATACCTATCACATGCAAAAATTTAGTAAACTAAAAGCTACGTTAAAGTTTGTATTATAGAAACATTTATTAGTGTAATCTACAAATATTtcaatctattttttttaagttaagagtaaaattcgaatttaaaatctctagataaaaataaagagattataccaaaatattttaatctATTATCATTCATAATGATATAATTATATGTGCTAATCGTTACAAATGTAACTATATAATATCAACCCCATTAATGAAAGCATAATCAATTATTAGATAAATAGGAAACTTTCTATAAATGCTCATATTTTGtatcatttattttactttatttcaATTGAAAGCTGTGATAGGTTTAGAAAATGAggttaaatttttatctttcttttactttaataaatttaacccttaaatataaatttgtagttttgattctatttgaattcaacagtgaaaatttatgagacaatttatttttatctcatgAATATCAAAAATTAGAACAGAATAGAGAAGAGAAAAACTAATACCATCATATATCCTGATTCGGTTGCCTTGTGTTATGCAATCTAtgtccagtctcctccacaacaatggataaattttcactatagttaaaagtattacatacaccaatttcacaagATTGACCCAatcctttcacactcaagttctaacctaacttgacattggctatacTAATATCTAACTCTTCACTCTTAATGCTCATCCAACTAAGAAAGGGGTACCTCACAAGTACTGGATACAAGACACAAACTTACCTaaaaaaatctgaaaataactctagacttttctctcaagtgtatcactcaacCTCTTTCCACTCATGGACTTTTACTTCAGCTCTCACAATATGTATTTTCACTCAAGAAATTACAAAAAGATAAACATAGAAAAGTGAATAacaatctgtaaaacatgaaggagattgacttcttCAACAacctctttgctatgtgataaACCAGATTTACATGTctctgattcagttcttcatttttggcggaatgcttctttgaaagagAGCACTGTCCAAATAGATGAACTTCTTCAGAGAACTTCTTCACAGAACAAAACCTCAATACATTGGGTTATCTCTCCTTAGCTTCTGAATAAATAGAaatcttcttttatctccttgcatgttgcttgATTCTTCTTTCTAGGTCAACTTCTTGAGCTTTGTACTTCACTAACCCATTTTCTCACTTTTTCCCATTAAACCTCAGAATGAAAACTTTGGTTCTGATCTTATCTTGTTGACCGAAAACCATAGGAAAGCAGAAAACAGATATCCTCAATGGTAAACCCAGATCTTAGCCATTGAAACACAACTTGGTCTACAAGACACACTTGTGACCGTAGATACACAGCAGTGAAGAGCAGAGACCACTTTCTTCATTTTTCCTAATATGGAGTGACAGAGAGTTggggaagaggagaagaaatcACGATGCAAGCAGGAGGAAATGAGTTACCTTTTAGCTCTGTCTTAGCTTGATGTGGTTTGAAATGGTTGATTAGATTTCTGCCATTCAAACTtaatctttctctttctttcttctttagtgAACAACTTAGAAGCTAAGCACTCTCTTACTTCTGTATTTTctgaccaagaaaaaaaaagttaacgTTACTTTTGGTGAAGGTAAATGAGAGGGATCAGCTTGAAGTGAAGGATACGGGCTTAAATCGGGTTTGATTTGCTTGGTCTGTTTTGATTTCTCAGCTTGGTTTCCTTTTGGGCTTAGTTTGAATTATCA
This window contains:
- the LOC130976626 gene encoding uncharacterized protein LOC130976626, which encodes MEQLVNFIIRPPRAEYDPKTDLLEQEFMLKGKLFQRKDVEIKNSRGDMLQCSHYVPIVSPGGKPLPCVIYCHGNSGCRADAGEAAIILLPSNITVFALDFSGSGISGGDHVTLGWNEKDDLRAVVNYLRADENVSLIGLWGRSMGAVTSLMYGAEDPSIAGMVLDSPFSDLVDLMMELVDSYRVRLPKFTVKFAIRYMQKTIQKKAKFDITDLNTIKAAQSCFVPALLGHAIDDDFIQPHHSDRILEAYMGDKNLIKFEGDHNSPRPQFYFDSINIFFNNVLQPPEDEVGELFFDFTNELFGKDVWRSMQELDYEFEESSENKESSTCWTVDAIRQVHSRRPMSRMEVPSHTPSKDERCDHEDGISSSSMISFELSNGGATVPATLDDDADFVEYQLQDLTGFPSSAEEEERMLKEAVMVSLEDLEVTNPQKDESSNPLQKEHATNKTISTASDDVYKPLKVESNSILGTEFGNSASASSVCSDSSTSVQSSSETDISHNTRATLTVVRTPTANVLNGLMRRWDFNLFRNDRSR